Below is a genomic region from Raphanus sativus cultivar WK10039 chromosome 4, ASM80110v3, whole genome shotgun sequence.
ACGACAATTGATGAAGACGAGCTGGATGATCTTAGAGACCAGTTTGATGCCATTGATATTGACAAGAACGGTTCCATAAGCCTTGAGGAGATGAGGCAGGTAAGAAGAAAACCAAACTTGCAATACAAGTAAGCGATTTTAAGGCACAAACTGCATAAACTCAAACTGATCTTTTTTTTCACAGGCTCTTGCGAAAGACCTTCCTTGGAAGCTGAAGGATGCAAGAGTTGCTGAGATTCTTCAAGCAGTAAGTCTGCTTAATAGATGCCTCCACGGGtttttgtaataataaaaaaaaaatagtccaTCTGTACTTCTTTCCAGATAGATAGCAACACTGATGGGTTAGTGGACTTCACTGAGTTTGTGGTGGCTACTTTGCACGTGAATCAACTGGAGGAGCATGACTCTGACAAGTGGGAACAGAGGTCAAGAGCAGCGTTCGAGAAGTTTGACATAGACAGAGATGGGTTTATAACACCAGAGGAACTAAGATTGGTCAGTCTCATACTTCTTATAATGTTCCCCTCAattttagttattgttttattaatttttctacTTTTTGCAGCAAACGGGTTTGAAAGGCTCCATAGAACCACTTCTTGAAGAGGCTGACGTTGATGAAGATGGGAGAATCAGCATCTATGAGTTTCGCAGACTCTTGAGATCTGCAAGCCTCAAGACAAGAACTGTCAAAAGCCCTCCTGGTTACCAGCTTTCTCGAAAAATGTAAATGACTAACACAAATAGAGAGCTAAAAATTGGATTTATCTCTTATATACAGAAAACATTGTTTATAATAATCACCACATGTTTCAAGAAGATCTTATAGAGGCTAGATGTAATTTGTATATTGGATACTGAGGAACACCCATATGGTCAAAAGATTTGAAATGTTTCTCACAACATGCTTGGTGTCTCTTGCTATAACATTGGCCATACATAGTTATAATTACATTTCAAAGAGAGAAGTAAATGGTTTCTATGCTAAAATGGTATAGCTCTCATTCTTGTTTAGGAACTAGGAAACGGTCTGAGCagatgattttgtttttttttttttatttgcttgtgATGATAAAATACATACACATAGTTCACAGAGTTTTACTTGACTGAAAATTACAGAGTTTATGACTtgaaaatgttatttaaatttccAAGGGAACTATCTTGAACAGCTTGAGATGATGAGTAGTAACTATTAGATGAGCTTGCAGGGATTGTCAagtttcctttcttttcttttccagaAACATCCTGAATGGAAGCAACTTTAGTCATGCCACAGAAAGAGCTTGTTGGTCAATAGTAATACTATTGAAGAAAATCACTCACCTGTTGAGCTGAAGAGGAGGCGTGGATGTTAAGCTCAAGCTCTAAACCAACATCATCTTTTTGTTCGGTTTTAGAACTGAGTGAGGCTGAATAGGGCATAAAGGTAGAGCATGAGTTAGGTGACGGTGCAGGATTTTGAGTTCCATGGAGTGGAAAAGGCAGAGTGGAGACTGGACCCTGGGTTATGGCAACTAAAGGGACAACAGGATAAGTGTAATGTGGAATCCATGGGACCATGCTTCTGACTCTATGCTGATATTGAGCATTAAGAATCTCTATGTCGGATTTAAGAGATGTTTTCTCCTCTCTCAGCTCACTCTTCTCTTGTACTAGCTGCTTAGCAATGGTTCAAAACAAAGTGGAAGATTCTGAAAACAAGTAGaatctaataataataagagCATTGGAGAAGTTAAAGCAATCAGTCATCACTACCTCACAAGACTCTTGAGAAAGTGTGACATGCTCAGCCTTTAGTCTATCTACTTGAGTCATTAAATCTTTCAGTGTTTGTATTGTGTCAATGAGAATCGAAGCTTTGTCACTCTTAGGCCTGTTAGGATCTGCAAACAAACCATTTGCCTCAGTTTATGAGAAAAGGttcataaaattgaaaaaaaaactctctgttcttctttttgatataaatatgtaCCAAGTGCATTTCCGAGCTCAAGAAACTGTTCGTTGAGCTTATCTCTACGTATCTTCTCTCGGTCTGCCTTATGAATATTCCGGCAAGAAACTGACTCTTTCTTCACTTCCAAAATTTTCTCAGGtcttcaagaaaaaaaatgcaaatgaaACAACGAAAAAGCATGAAACTATTCATTTTCAAAGCCTAAAAACCTgatagaagaagaagctgaggaTTCATCAGATAAGGACAACTCAGAAGAAATTTTGAGCTTCTTGTTTGTCTCCATTGCAAAGTAATGAACTCTCTTCCTGAAACTAAAAAGATATAGAGAGTAGTGCGTTAAGAGATCAAAGATAagttggtttcttcttcttcttcgtggTGACTATATAAAAACCGCGGTGACAATGGGTGGTGGACGCCGACGAGGCAAATCAATAACTTGTGCTCCCCACGCGCCACCATTTGAAGAGATGTGATCTGCTTACGTCCAGTTACAGTCTACTATATTCCACGTGTACTATGCACGATTCTTTAATGGAGTGGCAAAGAATACAGAACGTAAAGTAAAACAGCATACCTCTCTGGTCTCTGCCAAGGACTTAAAATACTAAAACGGGTTATGATATCAAACATGTTGATGAGATTCACGTGAATGgttaaataaactaatttagTAGTCACGAATGAGAGATTTAATCTACTAAGCTCAGGTACCCTATAGAGAGTAGAGACTAAACGATGTCCACATGGCGTGTGTAGTTAATGTTATCATCTCTCGAGTCTTAACCAATGTGCAACGTTGCTGGATTTGGCTTCTTTCCACGTTCCTGTCTCTATCACTTTATCCCTCTTGTCCTCATTTTATACTAATGTATTGATTCTTTAGGTAAGATTAGCTTTTAGCTTCGTAAACGcagttaaatatttatatggtaaTATACTaatgttacaacttacaagttgCAGAAATGTAGTTGTAAGGTATGTGATGACAGGATACGTCTACGCGTAATTTGTAAACGTATGTATAAATAATGTAATTAAGtagttgttatatatatttttaatggacGATGACGAAAAAGCTAAAAATGCTTATGGAAGGGAATGTGTCACCCACGAATTGGTGGCATCAATCTTGGACATCACTTGCAATTGTTTTATTCAACTTTAATACTAAGTAAAACTTTAGGTTAACTTGGCTTTTGAATATGTCAAAAGTCTCAGATAAATTTTCCtttgatgatttttaaaaactaagaTTAAATCAGTATGATACAGTAAGATTTAGACAAGTTCATACAAAAAACAACGGAATCGACCGGCACGCACTAACCACACCAATTGAATTTTGATAGAAAGCTATTGCAATTTTTCGTTTATTTGGGTATCGAAGATAAGCAAAACATGTGGTTGGAGAGACTATATAAGATTATAATAGTTTGCTTAAAACTTAACGGAATCACTCAATCACAATCATCTAGAACCAAATTATGGTCCATTAGCCTCTACGTGATCATCGACTTGCATATGGACTAATTAAGGAAAAGCCGAATCAAATTGCAATGGGCAAGAACTCTTTTCATAAGTTGGTCTCGTTTAAGATACATATAGACGTAATGGTCTTGACAACCCAACTTAATCTTGTGAAGTAGTAATTTGAGAACACATTGAGCAACTATTGAGGACACTTTATATTGGAAAACTTGGTTACTAGGTCTAGATAATTTCTCACTGATGGGTTTACTGAAACTTCCACGTCAAAAAGCTTTGCTCATTCAAAACTTACCATGC
It encodes:
- the LOC130511059 gene encoding transcription factor bHLH11-like; amino-acid sequence: MFDIITRFSILSPWQRPESFRKRVHYFAMETNKKLKISSELSLSDESSASSSIRPEKILEVKKESVSCRNIHKADREKIRRDKLNEQFLELGNALDPNRPKSDKASILIDTIQTLKDLMTQVDRLKAEHVTLSQESCELVQEKSELREEKTSLKSDIEILNAQYQHRVRSMVPWIPHYTYPVVPLVAITQGPVSTLPFPLHGTQNPAPSPNSCSTFMPYSASLSSKTEQKDDVGLELELNIHASSSAQQDVSGKEKKGNLTIPASSSNSYYSSSQAVQDSSLGNLNNIFKS